Genomic window (Pieris rapae chromosome 12, ilPieRapa1.1, whole genome shotgun sequence):
CTGAGCTGGTATTGTAGTAGGTTGTGGCATTACTACAGGCTGAGGTCTTGGAACACCTGATCTTCCCTCCTCACGTGCTTTGATACTTCCAAGAAGAGCATtaatgctttttaaaaatatctgaaaACATGTTctcttcattaaaaaaaacatacatttcaaattgtcttttattcaTAATGCATGTTGAACAgattctatttaataaaaactaaatcactGAAGAGATTAGTATTATTGTAATCTGTTCCAACTATATTcagtgtatataaatttaaaaaaaaacagaatagAGGAATTCATTCTTACTTTTCCGTTGCTCTGTAATACTGTTGTCCGTGTTCTCCACTGTCTTTCCCGACTTATTATATCTTTAGTGAGATCTACATCATAATCCAATATGGCTCTTAGGTCTGAACCCACAACACCAAGGGAATCAGTATAGTCGTTGCTTTTGATTGTTGTTCTCTTTTTAGCCAATCTCTTAGCTTTGATTGCTGCAATCTTCTCAACTGACATAGCTTCTGATAgagatctaaaaaaaaattaaaaattaaattttgtagcaAAATGTTGTCATGCCAAAACTAAAGGTAATACAATACATACTTGATATTATCAACTGTGACAGAAGCTTCTTTAGGTGCATCAAGGCGTGCTGCAAGCTGTTCCCGCACTTTTTGCACATGAATTTCCTCAATGCGAGGCTTTTTTGCTGCTGATTCACCATGTTCATGCGTTCTTTTTACctaaattacatatacaaattgtaataaatttgtatttaatgtatCAGTTAGTTCACAGATTtcaaaaaatacctgtgttgGGATTTCTAATGGTGCACTCTTATCTATAGATGAACAAGTTGCAGTCTCTCCTTTCAAGTAAGCAAGTAGTTCTTTACGATCAGGACGACATACTGGTGGTATATTAGCGGCCTGCCAATATAATTCAATGTCAGATTTGGAGAAGTAACTTTCaattttacaatgttttatttctacttACAGctgcttttttaatataaataggatGGGTTAAAGTAATATTCTTTAAGATGAAAAGCAAGCATTCTAGAGTGTAGTATTCTTTTTCCCCGCCTTCTTTGCcagatctaaaaaaaatagtgatgTTGATGACACTGTTAGGTAATAGGTTAGTTTTGTCAGAAGTGAATTAAAAATGCTTACCCCCACATAAAGTAATTTGTCTTAACATTTTTTGGCCAGGAAAACTCGCCAAATATTATCTGATTATCCCTTTCtataatttcctttttattaacattgaaTTGTCGAAGTAAACTCAGTGGATCCGCCATGATTTCTTCGTCTCAGTGGCGTTTACAA
Coding sequences:
- the LOC110993730 gene encoding parafibromin, translated to MADPLSLLRQFNVNKKEIIERDNQIIFGEFSWPKNVKTNYFMWGSGKEGGEKEYYTLECLLFILKNITLTHPIYIKKAAAANIPPVCRPDRKELLAYLKGETATCSSIDKSAPLEIPTQVKRTHEHGESAAKKPRIEEIHVQKVREQLAARLDAPKEASVTVDNIKSLSEAMSVEKIAAIKAKRLAKKRTTIKSNDYTDSLGVVGSDLRAILDYDVDLTKDIISRERQWRTRTTVLQSNGKIFLKSINALLGSIKAREEGRSGVPRPQPVVMPQPTTIPAQQTQYNRYDQERFIRQKEETEGFKIDTMGTYHGMTLKSVTEGPSVPVAARAPPTPNHPRQMPQNVPITSTPGRKELLPVAAARAPIGGGKRPSRTPIIIIPAAATALISMFNVKDMLQDLKFVPVEQKKAEGASRENEVLLQRRKGPTGDNIPNNATTITVPYRVVDNPSRLSAAEWDRVVGVFVQGPAWQFKGWPWDGNPVQIFANICAFHLKYDEMKLDSNVARWAVTVLNLSRTKRHLDRAVLLGFWETLDKHMMKNKPHLRF